The genomic region ATCCTTCCCGAAGTACGACAAGATGGACATCAGATCATCCTCGAGCCCCTCGACGTAATCACCATACACCTCATAAATCATTTTTTTCGTGTTGTGCCCCATGAGCTTGACCAGGCGCCCCGGGTCCATGCGTAAGGTAAGAGACCATGCAGCAAATGTATGACGAGTGGTATACGGGTGCCTCTGTGGCATGCTGGCCCTTCGAAACGCGGTCTCCCAAGCACCTTGCCGGAACCGGTTCTGGCAAAACCTGGACCCATCTTTCATGGTGAAGACGTAGTCTCCATCGTGCCTCGCCAGCACATCATCGAGTCGGCTACGGAGCGCGGACGTGATTGGAATGCAACGGCCAGTCCGATAATCATTCTTCAGCTCTTCCTTCTCAAGCTTCTCCTTCTTTTTACGTCGTGGGACCACCGAATTGATGACCGTGATGCTCTGGTCGCCGATATCCTGCCGACGCAGACCAGCCATTTCGCTCCCGATCATGCCAGTCATCACCATAATTTCAGCCATCGGCCGGTAGAAGGAATCCATGTGCACGAGTACGTTTTGCCACTCGTGAAACCTAAAAACCAGAGGTTTTTTGGCCTTTTTACGGGGGACCGCTTTTTCGTCCTTAACGAACTCGAACGGGTCCTCCAGATGATGCCAACGATACTTACTACGGGCACTGCGCCAGATAGCCCGAAGCGGAATTAGGATGTTCCGGACCCTCGAACCTGAAAGAGGCTTGCCTTTATTTTTCCCACTACGCCAACGCAGCTGGCCGATAAAAATTTGCAGTTCAGTGCCGGTTAGGTCTTCAAATGTCTTATCACCGAAGTATGGCACCAGCCAGTCATCCAGGGCTTGCTCGTAATCGTCCTTTTTGGTCTCGGACCTGAAAGATGTCCAGACTGTATCTTTCCATTCCCCAACATATGTCTCAAACGTGATGTCTGATGGTTCAGGGCGATAAGTCCATCCCTCGAATTTTGCATGGTAGGCCTTTTCCCGTTCAGATGCGCCAGGGAAAGCCTTGGCGAAAACGAACTTTCCTTCGGCTATTTTCTGGATTATGCCATCCAGTATCTTCTGGGCCTGCTCCCTGTTTTCGGGGGTATCGTCAAACCCCGTCGTTTTAACGACTCTCCTTTTGTTGTAATAGAAATCCAGGTACAGCTTGGCCGATCCACGCTTCCTGCAGACACAGCCGTCATTCCTCTTGTTTTCCATCTTATTTTTCATTTTTCACGACTCCATAGCACCATCCTCCTTTCTGTTAGAGTCCGCAGAATGGCACGATACCTTATTTCACCCACCAAGACAATAATCGGCGTTGATTTTGGACTGTCTTTTCCCACATGCCGTTTTTGCCCTATTATTCCCTTCATCTTGATCAGCAAAGCGGGGCGCGGGGGACGCCACGACCATGCAGTCCGACAGCAATCTCTGCAGGAACTCAGGTCCCCACGGGAACAGAACTTTTCTACCAAACTGCATGTAGTGCCGCCCTCTAACGAGGGTGCCGGCTTTTTTCATCTCAAAAAGCTTGGTCCTCCCAATCCCAAAGCGCTTGCAGAACTCTTCCGTCGTCAAAAGCTGAAAATCGGAGCGCTCACTATCCCCTATATGTTCATCACTCATTTTTGCCCTCCACACGTGGATGCGCGAACGGATCTGGTAGCGCGCAGGAGATTTCTACCTCCTGCCCATAATTGCTTCACGTAGCAACGGTTTTTACGTCACATATTGTCCCATTTTGTGGTAAGGTTGTGAAGATTAGAGAACGTGAGCAGGGAGAGACCAGCGTGGCGCCTTCTAAGGATGTGAAACAAGAGGCATGGATTGCAGCTTTTCAGGAGTATTCGATGACGGGGAACATCGCAAAGGTCTGCCAAAAACACGGAGTCAACAGGCGAAGGTTTCGGGAAAAACTAGTGCGTTTTCAGGAGAATGGAGTGGCAGGCTTAGCGGATCAAAGACATTCACAAAACGCCAGGATCGCAGGACCAGCCTACGACAAGGTAGTTGCAGTAGCTTTGAGAAATGAGGGAGCCTCCTCGAAAATGATTTCTTATACGATGCGCCTAAATGGCGTGAAAATTAGCCCATCATCGATACAACGCATACTCCGAAAGGAAGGGCTCACATCTAAAAAGGCTAGACTAGAGCGGCTTGAGGAAATCTGGAAAAAGCGCGAGGACCCGCGATACGCCGAGATCATTGGAGATCGCGCCTCGGTTCAAAAAGTTGTCGAGAGAATAGCCACAATCAATCCTAGGGTGAGGATGTACAAAAGCAGGTCAACTACCCCAGGGGCAAGAGTTGTCCATGATGTTCATTTCGTAGGAGTTTATTGTGGTCAGAAATATTTTTGTAACATGGTGATTGATACTTGTAGTTCATATGCCATTGCCACCCTTCAGACCACCGACAGAGCCAAAGAGGATTACGACTTCCTTCTGGAAACTCTGCCGACTTTTGCAGAACTTGGAGCACCAATTCAAGAAATAAATACGGATCTTAACCCTAGATATGACAGATTACTAAATAGCCTAATAGACAGAATAGCAGATAAACTGAAGGACGGGTTGAAGGGCAAGTCGATGGACAAGCTGAAGGCTGAAATAAACTTCGAGCATCGTCGGGAAAGGTGTACTCCTGGAAGACATCTTGGGTATATCGACCACTTCGTCAGAAGGGTGCGCACCGATTTTTTCAATACACCCAACCTGCAGGACATTTCCAGTTCATTTGAACAGATCAACACGCAGTTCCAGCATTGGCTCCACCAATACAACAGTAGCAGCAGTGAAGGCTTCCCCAATTTCGGGCAGTCTCCTTTGCAGTCCATCCTTGACAGCAAAGGGCAGCAAGCCGAAAATTAATAGATCTTGCTGGCACGCATCCAGAGGATGCACCAGATTGCTGCCATGCCTCCCATCTCCATCCTCCACACCACTTCTTGTGAATGGAAAGGAAACATTCCAACTCCTTCATTACAGCGTCTCTGATAGATATGAGCAAATCAATGCGAACCGCTGCAAAAAGATTCATATCACAGGTAAAGCCTAGCCATCCTCTTAGCCCGTGTCATCCCGACATACACAAGCTTCCGCATATCCTGGTTCATTTCTTTATTAACGGCAATCACCACCGCGTCAAACTCGAGCCCCTTGGCCCGGTGCAACGTCATTGCGAATATTTGCGCATCCTTCCTGCTGAGCCGCTCCCGGTGGTTCACCGTCGCCACTTTATAACCTGCTTCGCGGATATGGGTTGCTAGTTGGTCACGCAGTCGGGTTGTGTTAGCCATAACGCCTATTTTAGTGTCCTGGTTATCCTTCAGAGCTTCTCGAATGAACTCTTCCACCCCCTCATGTATCGATTCCATGGAAGCCCCTTGGATACGGTCGGGCTTGGGCCCGTGAAGGAGAGACTTGTACCGAACGATTTCGTCACAGCCTCCATCGAGATCATCAACCTCAACGCCTTCGAGGAGCGAAATGGCTTCGAGCCGAATTTCCTCAGTCGTACGATAATTCAGGTAAAGTTTTCGGGCGCGGCCCCTAATATCGATCCCGCAACTACTCATGGTCGCACGGTTCTTTGCATAGATACGTTGGTGCCCATCACCAACGAACAACAGATCGTTCGCCCCCGGTTGAACCAGTGCTCGTATCAGCCGTAAGGCCTGTGGGCC from Citrifermentans bremense harbors:
- a CDS encoding Arm DNA-binding domain-containing protein; its protein translation is MKNKMENKRNDGCVCRKRGSAKLYLDFYYNKRRVVKTTGFDDTPENREQAQKILDGIIQKIAEGKFVFAKAFPGASEREKAYHAKFEGWTYRPEPSDITFETYVGEWKDTVWTSFRSETKKDDYEQALDDWLVPYFGDKTFEDLTGTELQIFIGQLRWRSGKNKGKPLSGSRVRNILIPLRAIWRSARSKYRWHHLEDPFEFVKDEKAVPRKKAKKPLVFRFHEWQNVLVHMDSFYRPMAEIMVMTGMIGSEMAGLRRQDIGDQSITVINSVVPRRKKKEKLEKEELKNDYRTGRCIPITSALRSRLDDVLARHDGDYVFTMKDGSRFCQNRFRQGAWETAFRRASMPQRHPYTTRHTFAAWSLTLRMDPGRLVKLMGHNTKKMIYEVYGDYVEGLEDDLMSILSYFGKDFVAQKRRELFALSLLDGESYGESQHVGLRNQS
- a CDS encoding MerR family transcriptional regulator codes for the protein MSDEHIGDSERSDFQLLTTEEFCKRFGIGRTKLFEMKKAGTLVRGRHYMQFGRKVLFPWGPEFLQRLLSDCMVVASPAPRFADQDEGNNRAKTACGKRQSKINADYCLGG
- a CDS encoding helix-turn-helix domain containing protein, whose product is MKIREREQGETSVAPSKDVKQEAWIAAFQEYSMTGNIAKVCQKHGVNRRRFREKLVRFQENGVAGLADQRHSQNARIAGPAYDKVVAVALRNEGASSKMISYTMRLNGVKISPSSIQRILRKEGLTSKKARLERLEEIWKKREDPRYAEIIGDRASVQKVVERIATINPRVRMYKSRSTTPGARVVHDVHFVGVYCGQKYFCNMVIDTCSSYAIATLQTTDRAKEDYDFLLETLPTFAELGAPIQEINTDLNPRYDRLLNSLIDRIADKLKDGLKGKSMDKLKAEINFEHRRERCTPGRHLGYIDHFVRRVRTDFFNTPNLQDISSSFEQINTQFQHWLHQYNSSSSEGFPNFGQSPLQSILDSKGQQAEN